In Desulfobacterales bacterium, the genomic window CTAATATTTTAACTCCGGATTCACATATTTTATATTATTGACAAAAAAAAGTCCAAACTGTTTTTTAGTATAATCGTATATATTTTCTAAATTTATAAGATATGATATCTAAAGAGCGAAATGTAAGATATAAATTTTATCATCTAAAAATAGAAGTGGTCATGTATCTCATTTTTTAAGAAAAGCACAGGAAATAACAATTAATATAGATAACTCGGCGACAGTGGTAAAAACAAAAAAATAGGAAGTTTATGTTAAAAAAAACAAACATCTTCGTTTATTGCATATATGCATTATGTATAATATTATTTAGCTTTGCTTGCTCTCAACATTCCTTTAAACTTGCTAAACAAAATAATACTATAGAATCTTATAACAGTTTTTTAAAAAAATATCCAAATAGCGCTCAAGCCAAAGAGGCATGGCAATTATTAGCTACATTGGAATTCAATAAAGTTAAGGACATCAATACAGTAGAAGCTTTTAAAAATTTTATAAAAAATTATCCTAAATCTTTAAGAGGCAAGGCAGTATAAGATAGCGAAATAAATATTAAAACAATAGATAATGGCTAACGATGAACGAGCATCAACAACTAATATTTGGTAAAACGATAAAACTATTTTTAATTGATGGAGCCGTAAATGCACGAATTACATGTGAATTATCAAATTGGACAGGAAAAGCTTATAAGATACCACGTACTTACATTAAACAATGTATTGATAGACCTGAACTTGAAACGACCGGCGTGTATATGTTGTTTGGGAAATCATCTGATACTATATCAAAAAATATGATTTATATTGGAGAAGCCGAAAATATATACAAAAGACTTCAACAGCATTTATCGGAAAAAGATTTTTGGAATGAAACAGTAGTATTTATCAGTAAAGATGAAAACTTGAACAAAGCACATATCAAATATCTTGAAAACAGACTACATCAAATTGCTTACGAAGCTAACCGCTTTGATATACTTAATTCCAACAAGCCATCACCATCATCTATTGCTGAATCTGACAAATCAGAAATGGAAGAGTTTTTATCAAATATAATCATGTTAGTCAATATACTTGGCTATAACGTATTTGATAAAATTAGAAAAACTCATATCAAAGATTCAGCTAACTCTGACAATATTTTTACAATAAAAGCATCTCGTGGAGCATATGGAAAAGGAGAGCCATCAAGTGAAGGATTTGTAGTATTTAAAAGTTCTAAAATTGCTGATCCGATAACTAATTCATACCCCAAAAGTATCAAAATTCTAAGAGATAAACTATTAGAAGAGAAAAAAATTGCAAAAACAAATAATGAATTTGTTCTGACTGAAGATTATGTTTTTTCAAGTTCTTCAACAGCAGCAATGATTGTGATGGGAAGAAGTGCTAATGGTTTAAGTGAATGGAAAACTAAAAACGGAATAACACTTCGAGATTATGAAAATCAAGAGATAGCACAATCCATTGAATAAATATTATCCGTTGTATAACAATTTTGAGAAAAGAGGCGAATCAAATAAGAAACAAAATAATTGAGTTTAAACAATGGATAAGCAGTTTCAAGTTTCAAGAAATGGTGCGAATCGGAGAAAAACGCATCAACGAAAAGGCGCAACAAGTGAAACAAATCGGATTGAAACCGTTTAACCAAATCATTCAAGCGGATGACGGGATGATCCAGCCACCGCTTAATTGACCGTTAAGGGGGACTAAACGCCCCCTTAACCAGGCTGATGGAACGGACATCGCTGAGGCTCGCCGCTCATCAGCCTGGTTAGGCGGTGTGGTTAATAATTGGGCGTGTGATGGAAATAACGTCGTCTGAAAAAAAATGGAATAAAGCATTTTAAATTTTTGGCTTAAACAACGGAATTTAGTAATTTTTACTAAGAAAAATGATACTCCATTCATCTAATTAAGGCTGAAAATATTAAAGATACAAATTTATTTCTTAAAAAATAGAAATGATATGTCATTTTTAGATTAATCAGTAATAATGGTCGTAAAAGAAAATTTGAATAATTGGGAAACGCAATAAAACAAATAAGAGAGGGAATAATGTCAAAAGCACACGTTACATTCAGACGTCTTATTCAAGACTCACAGGATTATGGTTCAAACGATGAACATATGGTGTCTCGCGCGTTTTTTGATTTGAAAATCGGCGAACAGACTTATAAAGACCTGAGTGTAGATATTAAACAACAGGTTGGCTCTAACTTTGAAACATCAGTCTTGGAAATATCAAAACCTAACGGCTATGACGGGCCATTTAATCACCAAGCATTTCGAGATGCAGTTGAAAACTACTATCGAAAGTTAGTTGGCTCATCTGGTTCTGGCATCCGTATATCTGGTGCCTCGAATATTCAAATGCGGAATAACACGTTCGTTCAAGAAATACATGTTGATTTCAGCGTAAGCAAAGATGGGCACGCGTGGTAAAAACACCGAACAATTTTTTCCAGTTGACCGCAAACCGCAGTCGCTGAAGAGCATTTAAACAGTAGGCTTACGTCATACGAAAGAGGTAAATCAGCAATAGTAAAAAGTGAAGCATCAAGGGTTTTATGGCTTATGTGAGATAAATAGGTTTAAGAGTCAAATTTGCTAACG contains:
- a CDS encoding GIY-YIG nuclease family protein produces the protein MNEHQQLIFGKTIKLFLIDGAVNARITCELSNWTGKAYKIPRTYIKQCIDRPELETTGVYMLFGKSSDTISKNMIYIGEAENIYKRLQQHLSEKDFWNETVVFISKDENLNKAHIKYLENRLHQIAYEANRFDILNSNKPSPSSIAESDKSEMEEFLSNIIMLVNILGYNVFDKIRKTHIKDSANSDNIFTIKASRGAYGKGEPSSEGFVVFKSSKIADPITNSYPKSIKILRDKLLEEKKIAKTNNEFVLTEDYVFSSSSTAAMIVMGRSANGLSEWKTKNGITLRDYENQEIAQSIE
- a CDS encoding tetratricopeptide repeat protein encodes the protein MLKKTNIFVYCIYALCIILFSFACSQHSFKLAKQNNTIESYNSFLKKYPNSAQAKEAWQLLATLEFNKVKDINTVEAFKNFIKNYPKSLRGKAV